From the genome of Spirochaetota bacterium, one region includes:
- a CDS encoding alkaline phosphatase, with product MIYSKTFPKIVISVLFIVLFFEPSYPKTQKKETQKEPIPKNIIIMIGDGMGIGAISAYYLVNTNANISRFKNVGLMTTHADGSLITDSGAGGTALATGFKTKNGYISVLPDGTVVPTVMEVAKTKGKNTGIVVTCSITHATPAVFYSHVSSRGNEAEIATFATNQTIDVFIGGGLSFFVPSTTHSATQEGYQEETKTEPKVQLNLLDTMRSLGYNIITNYDDFSKHNTKGFEKLLALLEPMHLPSVVSGNRRVSLSEMTKKSLEILSKSQKGFVLMIEGSQIDWEAHANNAKGIVAEMKDFDDTVGIVLDFAITNQDTLVIVTSDHETGGVGIIGGVVGKSTTIRFVSKDHTAELVPVFSYGPGSDQFVGIFDNTYIGKKLIEIVRN from the coding sequence ATGATATACTCTAAAACTTTTCCAAAAATAGTAATTTCTGTTTTGTTTATCGTTCTATTTTTTGAACCATCATACCCTAAAACGCAAAAGAAAGAAACACAAAAAGAACCTATACCTAAAAATATCATAATAATGATTGGAGATGGGATGGGAATAGGTGCTATATCAGCATACTATCTTGTTAACACAAACGCTAACATCTCAAGGTTCAAGAACGTAGGTCTTATGACTACTCATGCAGATGGATCTCTTATAACAGACTCTGGTGCGGGTGGAACAGCACTAGCAACCGGGTTTAAAACGAAAAATGGCTATATCTCTGTCTTACCGGACGGAACAGTTGTTCCAACTGTTATGGAAGTTGCTAAAACAAAAGGTAAAAACACAGGTATAGTAGTAACTTGTAGCATAACTCACGCAACACCTGCGGTTTTCTATTCGCATGTAAGCTCAAGGGGTAACGAAGCGGAGATAGCAACATTCGCAACAAATCAGACGATTGATGTCTTTATAGGTGGAGGATTATCCTTCTTCGTTCCAAGTACGACACATTCAGCAACGCAGGAAGGATATCAAGAGGAGACAAAAACTGAACCAAAGGTTCAATTGAATTTGTTGGATACTATGAGGTCATTAGGGTATAACATAATAACGAATTACGATGACTTTAGTAAGCATAATACGAAAGGTTTTGAAAAACTTCTGGCACTGCTAGAACCTATGCACTTACCATCTGTTGTGAGCGGTAATAGGAGAGTATCTCTTTCGGAGATGACAAAAAAGTCTCTTGAAATCCTTTCAAAGAGTCAGAAAGGATTTGTCCTTATGATTGAAGGTTCTCAAATAGACTGGGAGGCACATGCCAACAACGCAAAAGGTATCGTTGCAGAGATGAAAGATTTTGATGATACTGTGGGGATAGTCCTTGATTTTGCTATTACAAACCAAGATACACTCGTGATAGTTACATCAGACCATGAAACAGGTGGTGTTGGAATAATAGGAGGTGTTGTTGGGAAATCAACAACCATAAGGTTTGTATCAAAAGATCATACAGCGGAATTAGTTCCTGTTTTCTCTTACGGTCCTGGTAGCGATCAATTTGTTGGTATCTTTGACAACACATACATAGGTAAGAAACTTATAGAAATAGTTAGAAACTAA
- a CDS encoding AAA family ATPase: protein MPVFLKKIELFGFKSFPDRCKLEFKSPITAIVGPNGSGKSNLIDAVRWVLGENSIKTLRGDNFEDILFSGSQYRQSMSVAEVMLSFDNSSRILNIPSDEVEILKRYYRSGEGKIFINRQEVRVKDVVSLFLGTGFGKEGYSIVGQGEVDKLVVGTPQDKRNYIDELLGLSKVKFKKKEAERRLNDIRSHIETLTVRLETSEREYSRLKNEVEKLGLYRQLSRELEHLDKILLSTKVRDYDEELRRLNYEKSLIEKEIQEKIKIKEEIVKSLDLIDRTIIQENLTLSNDRDILNQLEKDLKNKEMDKKSLEGSLETSKRTITILSSLVEKELLRKEELIREKDRLDNSILEITNRIREIDKEIERFSSSITEVEVNKRELEKKKYEINSKLTILKEVLKDVESLENQLMWAISRLDEIKTSIEEAFNYISKLNQEVDSNKQNIDLLTSEIVSLKEEQNQISMDILNTSNTIKDIENNILKLQSVIKELTVESEKMFQEFSKSISSSALKIGEFISKVETTSEKICTICDSILNSPLDTQVVKDHIVSIKNMSQNLNNDIKTLPYLSSATEFISKKIEIDSKILELRNNIDNLMLELDVWKDKLSKLRETQREINFLISSKESEFVNFEKVINELSNQIKFQSKRLDKLESEKIDLETTIRNIEDKVNNLIQVMNSFGVGLDFQTSNLRRIDEYSSLFQRLKETIKLLLESIDLSNIEDEIRKVDILLSDQKRYRMDLEAQRTILLSDIKSSRNRIDEILKEIAKIDDFVHNKKAEMEREEENICNANINLTSLKSILDEISTKRDELLKVVSERTHRLKELNQEYKNLLSEKDKISSELSSLEKGLFQLDEKIAVLKNSIENINSQCLERYGLSVNEIPKEVQNSVDGMDIDKLSKRVSHLRSEIRRIGFVDENAEGEFNKVKDEYERLKSSFDDVLQSKEKLESIISEINLEIERIVSESLDRISEVITEIFKEVFGGGSVKVDIHNDDLVEGGIEINVSLPGKKVRNLMLLSGGEKALVGIIFIFSALILNNTPIVIMDEVDAPLDDENTERFKKLVLSFKDKTQFIIVSHNKSTIEICQDIYGVTMEERGVSKIVSYRLQDVIL, encoded by the coding sequence ATGCCAGTGTTCCTTAAGAAAATAGAACTTTTTGGGTTCAAGTCTTTTCCAGATAGATGTAAGTTAGAATTTAAGTCGCCTATCACTGCTATAGTAGGACCAAACGGTAGTGGCAAAAGTAATCTGATTGACGCTGTAAGATGGGTTTTGGGGGAGAATAGTATAAAAACGTTAAGAGGGGATAATTTTGAGGATATTCTATTTTCAGGTTCCCAATACAGACAATCAATGAGTGTTGCTGAAGTTATGTTGTCCTTTGACAACTCTTCAAGAATTCTGAACATTCCTTCTGACGAAGTGGAAATCCTAAAAAGATACTACAGGTCTGGTGAGGGTAAGATATTCATAAACAGACAAGAAGTAAGAGTTAAGGATGTTGTGAGCCTTTTTCTGGGAACAGGTTTTGGTAAAGAAGGATATTCCATCGTAGGTCAGGGTGAAGTTGATAAACTAGTAGTAGGAACCCCTCAGGATAAAAGAAATTATATTGACGAACTACTAGGACTTAGTAAAGTTAAATTCAAAAAGAAAGAAGCAGAACGAAGATTGAACGATATTAGATCTCACATTGAAACACTAACAGTAAGACTAGAAACATCAGAAAGGGAATACTCAAGACTAAAAAACGAGGTTGAAAAACTCGGTTTATACAGACAGTTATCTAGGGAACTTGAACACCTTGATAAGATACTACTATCAACTAAGGTTAGAGATTATGATGAAGAGTTAAGAAGACTCAATTATGAAAAAAGTTTGATAGAGAAAGAGATACAAGAAAAAATTAAAATAAAAGAAGAAATAGTCAAATCTCTTGATCTTATTGATAGAACAATTATTCAGGAAAATCTAACTCTATCAAACGACAGAGATATTCTAAACCAACTTGAAAAGGATTTGAAAAACAAAGAAATGGATAAGAAATCTCTTGAAGGAAGTTTGGAAACTTCAAAGAGGACTATAACTATACTATCATCTTTAGTAGAAAAAGAACTTTTAAGAAAAGAAGAACTCATCAGAGAGAAGGATAGACTAGATAATAGTATTCTAGAAATTACTAATAGGATACGGGAAATTGACAAAGAGATAGAAAGATTTTCATCTAGTATTACGGAAGTTGAGGTTAATAAGAGAGAACTTGAGAAGAAGAAATACGAGATTAACTCAAAACTTACTATTCTAAAGGAAGTGTTAAAAGATGTTGAAAGTCTAGAAAATCAACTGATGTGGGCTATCTCAAGACTAGACGAGATAAAAACTTCAATAGAAGAAGCATTTAACTACATTTCAAAACTAAATCAAGAAGTAGATAGTAATAAACAAAACATTGATCTTCTAACTAGTGAGATAGTTTCATTAAAGGAAGAACAAAACCAAATATCTATGGATATATTAAACACTTCCAACACGATAAAGGATATAGAAAATAATATCCTAAAACTTCAGTCTGTAATTAAGGAATTAACGGTAGAATCGGAAAAAATGTTTCAAGAATTTTCAAAGAGCATAAGCAGTAGTGCTTTAAAGATTGGTGAATTCATATCTAAGGTTGAAACAACATCGGAGAAAATATGTACTATCTGTGATAGTATTCTTAACTCTCCACTAGATACACAGGTTGTCAAAGATCATATCGTAAGTATAAAGAATATGTCTCAAAATCTGAATAACGATATAAAGACACTTCCATACCTATCAAGTGCAACAGAGTTTATATCAAAAAAGATAGAAATTGACAGCAAAATTCTAGAATTAAGAAACAACATAGATAACCTGATGCTTGAATTAGACGTCTGGAAAGATAAACTATCTAAACTCAGAGAAACACAAAGAGAAATAAACTTCCTAATATCTTCTAAAGAAAGTGAGTTTGTGAATTTTGAGAAGGTAATTAATGAACTTTCAAACCAAATAAAGTTCCAAAGCAAAAGACTTGATAAACTTGAAAGTGAGAAAATAGATTTGGAAACAACAATTAGGAATATTGAAGACAAGGTCAATAACCTTATTCAGGTAATGAATAGCTTTGGTGTAGGTCTAGACTTCCAAACTTCTAACCTTCGCAGAATTGACGAATACAGTAGTTTGTTTCAAAGGCTCAAAGAAACTATTAAACTGTTGTTAGAGAGTATAGACTTATCTAATATTGAGGATGAAATACGAAAAGTTGACATACTCCTGTCGGACCAGAAGAGATATCGTATGGACCTTGAGGCACAAAGAACGATACTACTGTCTGATATAAAGTCTTCACGGAACAGAATAGATGAGATATTAAAAGAGATTGCTAAAATTGACGATTTCGTCCATAATAAAAAAGCTGAAATGGAAAGAGAGGAAGAAAATATTTGTAACGCTAATATTAACTTGACTTCCCTCAAATCAATCTTAGATGAGATTTCTACAAAAAGAGATGAACTACTTAAGGTTGTATCTGAAAGGACACACAGGCTCAAAGAATTGAATCAAGAGTATAAAAACCTTTTAAGTGAGAAAGACAAAATATCTAGTGAGTTGAGTAGTCTTGAAAAAGGGTTGTTCCAGTTAGACGAGAAAATAGCAGTTTTGAAGAACAGTATTGAAAACATTAACTCTCAGTGTCTAGAAAGGTATGGTTTAAGTGTTAACGAAATACCAAAGGAAGTTCAAAACAGTGTTGATGGTATGGATATCGACAAACTTTCAAAAAGAGTTTCACATTTACGGTCGGAGATTAGGAGGATAGGTTTTGTTGATGAGAATGCTGAAGGTGAGTTTAACAAGGTTAAGGATGAATATGAGAGGTTGAAATCAAGTTTTGACGATGTGCTTCAGAGTAAGGAGAAACTTGAAAGTATAATAAGTGAGATAAATCTAGAGATTGAAAGAATAGTATCGGAATCACTTGACAGAATAAGTGAAGTGATAACTGAGATATTCAAGGAGGTTTTCGGAGGTGGTAGTGTTAAGGTTGATATACATAACGATGACCTTGTTGAAGGAGGAATTGAGATAAATGTTAGTTTGCCTGGTAAGAAAGTTAGAAACCTTATGTTACTTTCGGGTGGAGAGAAAGCATTAGTCGGTATAATATTCATCTTCTCTG